The Emcibacter nanhaiensis genome contains the following window.
ACTTGCCGTTTTCCTCGCCGGTGAAGTAAGAGGCAAACAGGTTCGCCATGTCTTCACCATTCCAGGCCAGGGTTACTTTCTTGCGCTGTGCGCCTTTGTCCATGGCTTCCAGAGCTTCGCGGCCGATAAAGTCATGGTCGAACTTGATGAACGGACCATAGCCCAGGGCATAAGGAGTCACATAATAGTCTTCGATATTGTCGGAGACGAAGGAACCGCCGATGGAGCCCATGGCTTCATAGCTGTCAGCCGGCAGCCACTCGCGGTAGGCTTTCTCGCGCTCGTCAGAGTAAACGGCGGGCAGCGGAGACGGGATCCAGCCGGATTCCAGGGTGTTGGTGGCGTAAGTACGGGAGCCAACAGCCACGATGCCGAACTCTTTGCCGGCTTCCAGGATGGTGTTGCGGATCAGCTGGTAGTCTTCATAGGGACCCCAGATTTCCAGACCCGGCGCACCGGCCATGCCATGACGCAGGGCGTGAACTTTCTTGCCGGCGATGGTGATATAGTCGAAGTTGAAGAATTTGATTTCCGGAACCGGACCGCCGTTCAGTTTTTCAATCACGTCCTTGGCGTTCGGGCCCTGGATCTGGAAGCGGTAATGTTTACGCACCACCGGCTTACCCATCGGCTGGGACGGTGAACGGTTGTCATAAATGACTTCCACATCGTAACCGCCGGTTTCGGCATGAAATTGGATCCAGTTTGCTGTCGGGTTACGGCCGACGAACACGAACTCATCTTCCGC
Protein-coding sequences here:
- the ligM gene encoding vanillate/3-O-methylgallate O-demethylase, producing the protein MAAKNLQDVLNAAGNTVEMLRNSQIGAYVYPVVPTEFSNWRDEQRAWRETAVLFDQSHHMVDLFVNGKDAFKLLSNLTINSFANFKVGTAKQMVPCSHSGHVIGDGILFRMAEDEFVFVGRNPTANWIQFHAETGGYDVEVIYDNRSPSQPMGKPVVRKHYRFQIQGPNAKDVIEKLNGGPVPEIKFFNFDYITIAGKKVHALRHGMAGAPGLEIWGPYEDYQLIRNTILEAGKEFGIVAVGSRTYATNTLESGWIPSPLPAVYSDEREKAYREWLPADSYEAMGSIGGSFVSDNIEDYYVTPYALGYGPFIKFDHDFIGREALEAMDKGAQRKKVTLAWNGEDMANLFASYFTGEENGKFFDLPLANYASSNYDAIMANGHHVGFSMFTGYSANERTALSLATVDPDIEIGNEVTVVWGEPNGGTNKTTVEKHKQVEIRAIVSPTPYSAVAREAYADSWRTKG